A single genomic interval of Bacillus smithii harbors:
- the tnpC gene encoding IS66 family transposase, producing MMKNLKNPTQNPFELIEKLQQQIVELTAKLRWYEEQYRLSQKRKFGSSSEKTNPNQLELPLFNEAEVESNVKAEEPTVETITYRRKKKRGQRQATFENLPMETIEYRLPEEEQVCSCCGEKTHEMSTEVRQELVIIPAQVKVLKHVRYVYGCRHCERNEIETPIVTAPAPKSVYPKSLASPSSMAYIMNQKYVEGLPLYRQEQQFKRLGVILSRQTMANWMLYGAEKWLAPIYQRMKEHLLSKDILHADETTVQVLHEPGRSSTSKSYMWLYRTGREDPPLVLYDYQETRAGEHAKEFLKGFKGYLHVDGYAGYHKVSGVTLVGCWAHARRKFDEALNVLPESKRHSAVTVREGLNFCNQLFAIERDLKECTPEERYKKRLKHSQPLLEAFSAWLKTEKSNVLPKSLLGQAITYCLNQWEKLVAFLEDGRLEIDNNRSERSIKPFVIGRKNWIFSNTPKGAKASSIIYSIVETAKENKLNPFYYLRYLFERLPNMDISNMDELDQLLPWSKTIPLNCRVFNNLSQ from the coding sequence ATGATGAAAAATTTAAAGAATCCTACCCAAAACCCATTTGAATTAATTGAAAAACTTCAACAGCAAATCGTTGAATTGACGGCGAAATTACGATGGTATGAAGAACAGTATCGTCTTAGTCAAAAACGAAAATTTGGCTCTTCAAGCGAAAAAACAAATCCTAATCAATTAGAACTACCTTTATTCAATGAAGCAGAGGTAGAGTCTAATGTAAAAGCCGAAGAGCCAACTGTTGAAACAATTACATATCGTCGTAAAAAGAAACGTGGTCAACGTCAAGCTACGTTTGAAAACCTGCCTATGGAAACGATTGAATATCGTTTACCCGAAGAAGAGCAGGTCTGTTCGTGTTGCGGTGAAAAAACACACGAAATGAGCACAGAAGTACGACAAGAATTAGTGATTATTCCGGCTCAAGTCAAAGTTTTAAAACACGTTCGATATGTCTATGGATGCCGTCATTGTGAGCGTAATGAAATAGAGACACCAATCGTTACAGCACCTGCCCCAAAATCTGTGTATCCAAAAAGTTTAGCTTCACCGTCAAGCATGGCATATATTATGAATCAAAAATATGTAGAGGGGCTACCTCTATATCGCCAAGAACAACAGTTCAAACGATTAGGTGTGATCTTATCCAGGCAAACCATGGCCAATTGGATGCTTTATGGTGCCGAAAAATGGCTTGCGCCAATTTATCAACGAATGAAAGAGCATCTCCTCTCTAAAGACATTCTACATGCGGATGAAACAACTGTTCAGGTTTTACATGAACCTGGAAGGTCAAGTACATCGAAATCTTACATGTGGCTTTATCGGACTGGAAGAGAGGATCCACCACTTGTCCTTTATGACTATCAGGAAACTAGAGCAGGAGAACATGCCAAAGAATTCCTAAAAGGGTTTAAAGGATACCTGCATGTCGATGGATATGCAGGATACCATAAGGTATCCGGCGTAACATTAGTTGGATGTTGGGCTCATGCCCGCAGAAAGTTCGATGAGGCTTTAAACGTACTTCCTGAATCCAAACGTCATTCAGCAGTCACAGTTCGGGAAGGACTCAATTTCTGTAATCAGCTATTTGCCATCGAGCGTGATTTGAAAGAATGTACACCAGAAGAACGATATAAAAAACGACTTAAACACAGCCAACCATTGTTGGAGGCTTTTTCAGCATGGCTAAAAACAGAGAAAAGCAATGTTTTACCAAAGAGTCTATTAGGTCAAGCCATTACATACTGCCTCAACCAATGGGAAAAACTCGTGGCATTTTTAGAGGATGGACGTTTAGAAATCGATAATAATCGAAGTGAACGATCCATTAAACCATTTGTGATCGGTAGGAAGAACTGGATTTTTAGCAATACTCCGAAAGGAGCTAAGGCCAGCTCAATCATTTACAGTATTGTGGAGACAGCAAAAGAGAATAAATTAAATCCATTTTATTATCTTCGCTACTTATTTGAAAGGCTTCCCAATATGGATATAAGCAATATGGATGAGCTTGATCAACTACTTCCTTGGTCCAAAACAATTCCTTTGAATTGTCGGGTTTTTAATAACTTATCACAATAA
- the tnpB gene encoding IS66 family insertion sequence element accessory protein TnpB (TnpB, as the term is used for proteins encoded by IS66 family insertion elements, is considered an accessory protein, since TnpC, encoded by a neighboring gene, is a DDE family transposase.), which produces MLVGTRAERVYLAKGSTDLRKSIDGLAALVKEGFDLDPFSSSYFVFCNRKRDKLKILHWDYNGFWLYYRRLEKGKFQWPNENDTGTIQISYRQLRWLLDGLAMEQKKAHPEVKARTVI; this is translated from the coding sequence ATGTTAGTTGGTACAAGAGCTGAACGAGTTTACTTGGCAAAAGGAAGTACTGATTTGAGAAAATCCATTGATGGATTAGCTGCTTTGGTGAAAGAGGGATTTGATTTAGATCCCTTTTCATCAAGCTATTTTGTGTTCTGTAATCGAAAGCGAGATAAATTAAAAATTCTTCACTGGGACTATAATGGTTTTTGGCTTTATTATCGTCGATTGGAAAAAGGAAAATTTCAATGGCCAAATGAAAATGACACTGGAACGATACAAATTAGTTATCGGCAATTACGCTGGTTATTGGATGGCCTTGCAATGGAGCAAAAGAAAGCACACCCAGAAGTAAAGGCTAGAACAGTTATATGA
- the tnpA gene encoding IS66 family insertion sequence element accessory protein TnpA, which yields MPKNPELRKVWEQRIADYRKSGQTQVNWCKENQWSIHQFKYWLRKIENPIKNQGKSTKWASVTLEDHSQTVENSLRIEISGISIEVKPGFDPAFLSEVVRTLKSTC from the coding sequence ATGCCTAAGAATCCTGAATTACGAAAGGTTTGGGAACAACGAATCGCTGACTATCGTAAAAGCGGTCAAACTCAAGTAAACTGGTGCAAGGAAAATCAATGGAGTATTCACCAGTTTAAATACTGGTTAAGAAAAATTGAAAATCCAATAAAAAATCAAGGAAAGTCTACAAAATGGGCATCCGTTACCCTAGAAGATCATTCACAAACAGTTGAAAATTCATTACGGATTGAAATTAGTGGGATTTCAATTGAAGTAAAACCTGGTTTCGATCCGGCCTTTCTTTCAGAAGTGGTTAGGACGTTGAAATCAACATGTTAG